Proteins from a genomic interval of Nasonia vitripennis strain AsymCx chromosome 3, Nvit_psr_1.1, whole genome shotgun sequence:
- the LOC100679737 gene encoding uncharacterized protein LOC100679737 — MGQGTESSEACADRPTEVSVIKFVSRNRTIEEIAPKKEIYMCKQRGCGKIFTNQEDYKSHEALESLKIRFICREPGCGEELPDPGSMWRHYLEWHNSENSAFVCPYTRCAAAHTSSESLQEHIESTHRQLPRVPTEPEIICFEGPDNVIEEDVTRVSEDGNTFDSIQNIVQEAADSGVVRKNEYSSRNEMVGSQQVEYSIKEDKRIVSTKAQQKEDFTLEQSKLRAALSHNDYQKTDETLQNRVGTKFPKNKDILITKENFYVKYEARSPVCTSENVHIDSTQDESNTVFINSDVSLTKNTNQEHRIELGNLEKVFRSGFERDSPKSEDNNTNELKNNCSDDEEYTPKKQRMSRCKQEPYKCEINGCGKTYKYISHFRHHQDSHKLITNAMNANSNKSQKPKVGKATTISFFICKMPGCGAQLSNVNTLWKHYQEIHANAKPPGPTSKCSEVYRCKITGCEMEFATSFMLYKHFNEVHTKNSMNNPSTNVKTGNGGGVLVEHMFHDDTTAQRVNFKTDLKAKHSLSLNKYPDSKDKNNQSSVVKEESGD; from the exons ATGGGCCAGGGCACCGAGTCCTCGGAGGCCTGTGCCGACCGGCCCACCGAAGTCAGCGTCATCAAGTTTGTCTCCAGGAATCGGACCATCGAGGAGATCGCCCCGAAGAAG GAGATTTACATGTGCAAACAACGAGGATGTGGGAAGATATTTACAAATCAAGAGGACTACAAATCTCACGAAGCTTTGGAGTCTTTGAAGATCAGGTTTAT TTGTAGAGAACCAGGATGCGGGGAAGAATTGCCTGACCCTGGGAGTATGTGGAGGCACTATCTAGAATGGCACAACAGTGAAAACAGTGCTTTCGTCTGTCCATACACCAGATGTGCTGCTGCTCACACCAGCAGCGAAAGTTTACAAGAGCACATCGAATCCACTCACAGGCAGCTTCCCAGAGTACCCACTGAGCCAGAGATAATTTGTTTTGAAGGCCCAGACAATGTCATCGAAGAGGATGTCACAAGGGTCAGCGAGGATGGAAATACTTTTGATAGCATTCAGAACATTGTTCAGGAGGCTGCTGACAGTGGAGTAGTAAGGAAAAACGAATATTCGTCAAGAAACGAAATGGTTGGTAGTCAGCAGGTGGAATATAGTATTAAGGAAGACAAAAGAATAGTGAGTACAAAGGCTCAACAGAAAGAAGATTTCACGTTAGAGCAGTCCAAACTTAGAGCAGCATTGAGTCATAATGACTATCAGAAAACTGACGAGACGTTACAAAACAGAGTCGGTACTAAATTTCCTAAAAATAAAGACATACTGATAACGAAGGAAAATTTTTATGTCAAATACGAGGCTAGATCACCAGTATGCACTAGCGAGAACGTGCATATAGACAGTACGCAGGATGAGAGTAACACGGTTTTCATCAACAGCGACGTTTCCTTAACAAAAAACACCAATCAAGAGCATAGGATAGAGTTAGGGAATTTGGAAAAAGTCTTCAGGAGTGGATTTGAACGAGATTCTCCAAAATCCGAAGATAATAACACCAATGAACTGAAAAACAACTGTTCCGACGATGAGGAGTACACTCCGAAAAAACAGCGAATGTCGAGGTGCAAACAAGAACCTTACAAATGTGAAATTAATGGATGTGGGAAGACATACAAATACATATCACATTTTCGACATCACCAAGACAGCCACAAATTAATTACAAACGCAATGAATGCTAATTCCAATAAATCACAGAAACCTAAAGTCGGAAAAGCAACGACCATAAGTTTTTTCAT CTGCAAAATGCCGGGGTGTGGTGCACAACTTAGTAATGTAAATACCCTTTGGAAACATTATCAGGAAATTCATGCTAATGCGAAACCGCCAGGTCCTACATCAAAATGTAGTGAAGTATATCG GTGCAAAATCACGGGATGCGAAATGGAGTTCGCTACGTCGTTCATGTTATACAAACACTTCAATGAGGTACATACAAagaattccatgaataatccTAGCACAAATGTTAAGACTGGAAATGGGGGTGGAGTGTTGGTTGAACACATGTTCCATGATGACACCACTGCCCAGCGTGTAAACTTTAAGACTGACTTAAAAGCCAAGCACTCTCTAAGCTTGAATAAGTATCCTGATAGTAAGGATAAAAATAACCAATCATCCGTAGTTAAAGAAGAATCGGGGGATTGA
- the LOC100121211 gene encoding coronin-6, whose protein sequence is MSFRVVRSSKFRHVYGTALKREQCYDNIRVSKSSWDSTFCAVNPKFLAIIVESAGGGAFIVLPHNKVGRISADHPLVGGHKGPVLDIAWCPHNDNVIASGSEDCVVKVWQIPDGGISRTLTESVVDLQLHQRRVGLVLWHPTALNVLLTAGSDNLVIIWNVGTGEAVVKIDCHPDVVYSACWNWDGSSLVTTCKDKKIRIIEPRTGKIVEEAIAHEGSKATRAIFLRGGLIFTTGFSKMSERQYSLRAPDMLAEPIVMVELDTSNGVMFPLYDPDTNLVYLCGKGDSVIRYFEITPEPPFVHYINTFQTPDPQRGIGMMPKRGCDVNSCEISRFYRLNNSGFCQVISMTVPRKSELFQEDLYPDTPGDTAAITAEDWEAGKDAEPILISLRDGYQPTASKNDLKVHKKANVLSKGAKVGANSTSGGGAAPASGVSEDILKEFSEEIRKLKAMIVKHEGRIRVLESAVALQMKEQDRNEKSSSPVDKESLASDEV, encoded by the exons ATGTCGTTTCGCGTGGTGCGCAGCAGCAAGTTCCGGCACGTCTACGGAACGGCTCTCAAGCGCGAGCAGTGCTATGACAATATCAGGGTGTCCAAGTCCTCCTGGGACTCGACCTTCTGCGCGGTCAATCCAAAGTTCCTCGCCATCATCGTCGAGTCCGCTGGAGGTGGTGCTTTCATAGTCCTACCACACAATAAG GTTGGTAGAATATCGGCAGACCACCCGCTGGTCGGTGGTCACAAAGGCCCGGTGCTAGATATTGCTTGGTGCCCGCACAATGACAATGTCATCGCCTCTGGATCCGAGGATTGTGTTGTCAAAGTTTGGCAGATCCCGGATGGTGGAATTTCCAGGACATTGACCGAATCCGTGGTGGATCTGCAACTCCACCAGAGGAGAGTTGGACTGGTTCTGTGGCATCCTACGGCACTTAATGTACTACTCACAGCTGGCTCTGATAATCTCGTGATTATTTGGAATGTTGGTACTGGAGAGGCTGTTGTCAAAATTGATTGCCATCCGGATGTAGTTTACTCTGCCTGTTGGAACTGGGATGGCTCGAGCTTAGTTACTACTTGCAAAGATAAGAAAATAAGGATCATCGAGCCAAGAACAGGAAAAATTGTGGAAGAGGCTATTGCTCACGAAGGTAGCAAAGCCACAAGGGCCATATTTTTAAG AGGTGGATTGATCTTTACAACAGGGTTCAGTAAAATGTCAGAAAGGCAGTATTCTCTGCGAGCCCCAGATATGCTTGCAGAGCCAATTGTCATGGTGGAACTGGACACTAGCAATGGAGTGATGTTTCCTCTCTATGACCCTGACACAAATTTAGTTTATCTCTGTGGCAAGGGAGACTCGGTCATTCGCTACTTCGAGATAACTCCTGAACCGCCATTCGTCCATTATATCAATACCTTTCAAACGCCAGATCCTCAAAGAGGAATTGGTATGATGCCTAAGCGCGGCTGTGATGTTAACAGTTGCGAAATTTCGCGATTTTATCGACTGAATAACTCTGGCTTCTGTCAAGTCATATCTATGACTGTACCAAGAAAG TCTGAACTGTTTCAAGAAGACTTGTATCCAGATACTCCTGGAGACACTGCCGCAATCACAGCAGAAGACTGGGAAGCTGGTAAGGATGCTGAGCCTATCCTTATTTCACTGAGGGATGGCTATCAACCAACCGCGTCGAAAAATGATCTTAAAGTTCATAAGAAAGCTAATGTGTTAAGTAAAGGAGCTAAAGTAGGTGCCAACTCTACCAGTGGTGGTGGCGCAGCACCGGCGTCGGGTGTTTCT GAGGACATACTCAAAGAATTCTCTGAAGAAATTCGCAAACTCAAAGCCATGATCGTCAAGCACGAAGGACGAATTCGGGTACTGGAGTCTGCTGTGGCGCTACAAATGAAAGAACAAGACAGAAACGAAAAGTCTTCCTCGCCTGTAGATAAGGAGTCACTTGCATCAGATGAAGTTTGA
- the LOC100121232 gene encoding uncharacterized protein LOC100121232 — MSYANRFTFFLWKIALIGCVLAFPDKYEVQDADTNMKFNLLDVLNEYTESEKDQHRDSTEDPFEHWTGVWMPHQPGEATPPPKIFHKKPNDDIPHQNGRTPMGAKHDCDDGKTNLTVDWDHSPTSYTCYGQKIVPDADINPQVYCERIPKNYVAYHACMSETIEYDDDIPSYGTHRPVWPVYGEYKYVPKQRWLHTLEHGGVVMLYHPCANAIEVDRLKQLVKGCLRRHVITPYNMLDEERPLAVLTWGCRLTMSLVNKEVVTQFIKENVFHAPENDVYRDGDFDDQIIEKAKIISDIQDSVVCSKLM, encoded by the exons ATGTCATACGCTAACAGATTTACGTTTTTCCTCTGGAAAATAGCGCTGATCGGGTGTGTTCTGGCTTTTCCGGACAAATACGAAGTTCAAg ATGCTGATACTAATATGAAATTCAATTTGCTCGATGTGCTAAACGAGTACACAGAAAGTGAGAAAGATCAGCATAGGGATTCAACGGAAGATCCCTTTGAACACTGGACAGGTGTGTGGATGCCACATCAACCAGGTGAGGCAACACCACCTCCAAAAATCTTCCATAAAAAACCTAATGATGATATTCCGCATCAGAACGGTAGGACTCCTATGGGAGCAAAACATGATTGTGATGATGGAAAG acCAATTTGACAGTGGACTGGGATCATTCACCAACAAGTTACACATGCTATGGTCAAAAAATAGTTCCTGATGCAGACATAAATCCACAAGTGTATTGTGAGAGAATACCTAAAAATTATGTG gCTTACCATGCTTGTATGTCTGAAACAATTGAGTATGATGATGATATTCCATCGTA TGGAACTCATCGACCAGTATGGCCTGTTTACGgcgaatataaatatgtaCCTAAGCAAAGATGGCTTCATACATTAGAG CATGGAGGTGTTGTCATGCTCTATCATCCATGTGCTAATGCTATTGAAGTAGATCGTTTAAAACAATTAGTCAAGGGTTGCTTGCGCAGACACGTTATAACTCCTTACAATATGTTGGATGAAGAGAGG CCTTTAGCAGTGTTGACCTGGGGATGCCGACTGACAATGTCTCTAGTTAATAAGGAAGTTGTTACACAGTTCATTAAAGAAAATGTTTTCCACGCACCAGAAAATGATGTCTACAGAGATGGCGATTTTGATGATCAAATTATAGAAAAGGCCAAAATTATCTCTGATATACAAGACTCTGTCGTATGCTCAAAACtaatgtaa